Proteins from one Natrinema salinisoli genomic window:
- a CDS encoding long-chain-fatty-acid--CoA ligase, with product MTNLVTDVAETVDANPDSAAIAYDGTELTYDEFWKQAGQFAQALEDRGIGEGDRVGIYLPNLPQFVTAFYGTLRAGGIIVPMNPQYKAREIEHMLGDSGAKAVVALADLVPNVLEVQDDTAVEQVVSVGADVDGATEFSDFLAADTKDVVDRADDDIAVQPYTSGTTGTPKGVLLTHHNLAFTTRANADVPPGGFQASDRLIGTLPLFHIYGMSVVMNGAMYSGGTYYPVPEWDAPTVMGQLEDDDITIMFGVPAMFNDMINQPDAESYEFEALRFANSGGSSLPIEVLERFEELWGVQLNEGYGLTETSPVTHANTDDARRKGSIGQPLEGVEAKIVDEDFDEVPRVEEGPIDEDEADLHEITGELVIHGPNVMKEYYGLPEANEEAFTEDGGKRWFHTGDIGYWDEDDFYYVVDREKHMIVTGGYNVYPREVEELLFEHEDIADAAVVGVPDDRRGETVKAFVVPTPDAEATPEDIKQYCLENLAEYKHPREVEFVQELPRTTTGKVQKFELRDE from the coding sequence ATGACAAACCTCGTGACAGACGTCGCCGAGACGGTGGACGCGAACCCGGACTCGGCCGCGATCGCGTACGACGGAACCGAACTGACCTACGACGAATTCTGGAAGCAGGCCGGCCAGTTCGCCCAGGCCCTCGAGGATCGGGGCATCGGCGAGGGCGACCGCGTCGGGATCTATCTCCCGAACCTGCCCCAGTTCGTCACCGCCTTCTACGGCACCCTGCGCGCCGGCGGGATCATCGTCCCGATGAATCCCCAGTACAAGGCCCGCGAAATCGAACACATGCTTGGCGACAGCGGAGCGAAAGCGGTCGTCGCGCTGGCCGACCTCGTGCCGAACGTCCTCGAGGTGCAGGACGACACGGCCGTCGAACAGGTCGTCAGCGTCGGGGCCGACGTCGACGGCGCGACGGAGTTCAGCGACTTCCTCGCTGCCGACACCAAGGACGTCGTCGATCGCGCGGACGACGACATCGCGGTCCAGCCCTACACGTCCGGGACGACCGGCACGCCGAAGGGCGTCCTGTTGACCCACCACAATCTCGCCTTTACCACGCGGGCCAACGCCGACGTCCCGCCGGGCGGGTTCCAGGCCTCCGACCGACTCATCGGCACCCTCCCGCTGTTTCACATCTACGGCATGTCCGTCGTGATGAACGGCGCGATGTACAGCGGCGGCACCTACTACCCCGTCCCCGAGTGGGACGCGCCGACCGTGATGGGGCAACTCGAGGACGACGACATCACGATCATGTTCGGCGTCCCCGCGATGTTCAACGACATGATCAACCAGCCCGACGCCGAGAGCTACGAGTTCGAGGCGCTCCGGTTCGCCAACTCCGGGGGCTCGAGTCTCCCGATCGAAGTCCTCGAGCGGTTCGAGGAGCTCTGGGGCGTCCAGCTCAACGAGGGCTACGGCCTGACCGAGACGAGCCCGGTCACGCACGCGAACACGGACGACGCGCGCCGGAAGGGGAGCATCGGCCAGCCCCTCGAGGGCGTCGAGGCGAAGATCGTCGACGAGGACTTCGACGAGGTTCCCCGAGTCGAAGAAGGCCCGATCGACGAGGACGAAGCGGATCTCCACGAGATCACTGGCGAACTCGTCATCCACGGGCCGAACGTGATGAAGGAGTACTACGGCCTGCCCGAGGCCAACGAGGAGGCCTTCACCGAGGACGGCGGCAAACGCTGGTTCCACACCGGCGACATCGGCTACTGGGACGAGGACGACTTCTACTACGTCGTCGACCGCGAGAAGCACATGATCGTCACCGGCGGCTACAACGTCTACCCGCGGGAAGTCGAGGAGCTCCTCTTCGAGCACGAGGACATCGCCGACGCCGCCGTCGTCGGCGTGCCCGACGACCGCCGCGGCGAGACGGTCAAGGCCTTCGTCGTCCCGACGCCCGACGCCGAAGCGACGCCGGAAGACATCAAACAGTACTGCCTCGAGAACCTCGCGGAGTACAAACACCCGCGCGAAGTCGAGTTCGTGCAGGAGCTGCCGCGGACGACGACCGGGAAGGTCCAGAAGTTCGAGCTTCGGGACGAGTAA
- a CDS encoding TRAP transporter permease, which produces MSETATDTEVPRPREALDDFRRRPAVEQVLVFLITGMAIGLTLGTIFFAYDRPIVRTRFAVAFFGVGISLYYLSQALTLIENPTDESARSAFTRLLSTRQYAFVRRVDSLVCLIAAVAGLGTGYYVYTAYFRLSREAIVFGFTNTDLYVGLVLIGLTIDATRRAYGWSISLVALTSVLYALFGESMPGFLSHPGFTLTDVVTFGAVRISGVFSFIMEVGATWVAIFIMFAGLARAYGALDVILGAGQKIGNNLRSGVVHVAVISSMAMGSITGSAAANTATTGSFTIPMMKRQGVRSDYAAAIESVASSGGQIMPPVMGVAAFLMADIIGVSYVEIIRAALIPALLFYFSAGIAVQFAVLRFGWVTEDVNEGGILGSLFSASTLLTVLYFAVLCGTFYAGQSILSLGLLPSAVVAAAVLVVARLLQAVVVTDNLKAALREFVGALVRFFDGGHFGIPMAVLLYTLVVMELSPMAAGLYTVITIVATMFVRDQLLLVGRRLFPDQFGRTTDETGDETANFGTASAVALLRTGYTTFKGFKRGALDMAPLVGVLAAMGLIISMLTQTGLTSVISVRMVALGGGVLLVVLLLAMITSILFGLGMPTPAAYILVATLLTAPLQDLGVSEITAHLFVFYFAMLSAITPPVAVAVAVGSRIADSAFMTSAKQALRIGAAGFLIPFALVANDSLVNWSLTATPVATFAVFVGVVALTAVTIGYDGRNVLSLPQRFVYLVLAFTAMYAPAMSYAVGDSMAVMVQVAAAVLALTGLGLAHFERLPSAFAASAGDGN; this is translated from the coding sequence ATGAGCGAAACTGCAACTGACACGGAGGTACCACGCCCTCGAGAGGCCCTCGACGACTTCCGTCGCCGCCCGGCAGTCGAACAGGTGCTGGTCTTTCTCATCACCGGGATGGCCATCGGACTGACCCTCGGAACGATCTTTTTCGCGTACGACCGGCCGATCGTCCGAACGAGATTCGCAGTCGCCTTCTTCGGCGTCGGGATCAGCCTCTACTACCTCTCACAGGCACTGACACTGATCGAGAACCCTACCGACGAGAGCGCGAGGTCCGCCTTCACGCGCTTGTTGAGTACCCGGCAGTACGCATTCGTCAGACGGGTCGACTCCCTCGTCTGTCTCATCGCCGCCGTCGCGGGGCTGGGAACGGGCTACTACGTGTATACGGCGTACTTTCGGCTGTCCCGCGAGGCCATCGTGTTCGGCTTCACCAACACGGACCTCTACGTCGGCCTCGTCCTCATCGGATTGACCATCGACGCGACGCGTCGCGCGTACGGGTGGTCGATCTCGCTCGTCGCACTGACGTCAGTGTTGTACGCCCTGTTCGGGGAATCGATGCCCGGCTTCCTCTCCCACCCCGGCTTTACCCTGACGGACGTCGTGACCTTCGGTGCGGTCCGCATCTCCGGCGTGTTCAGCTTCATCATGGAAGTCGGTGCCACCTGGGTCGCCATCTTCATCATGTTCGCGGGGCTGGCCCGCGCCTACGGCGCGCTGGACGTCATCCTCGGTGCCGGCCAGAAGATCGGGAACAACCTCCGGAGCGGCGTCGTCCACGTCGCCGTCATTTCGAGCATGGCGATGGGGTCGATCACCGGCAGCGCCGCGGCTAACACCGCGACGACCGGGTCGTTCACCATCCCGATGATGAAGCGCCAGGGCGTCCGCTCCGACTACGCGGCGGCCATCGAGAGCGTCGCCTCCTCGGGCGGGCAGATCATGCCCCCGGTCATGGGCGTGGCCGCCTTCCTGATGGCGGACATCATCGGCGTCTCCTACGTCGAGATCATCCGCGCGGCGCTCATCCCGGCCCTGCTGTTCTACTTCAGCGCCGGCATCGCCGTCCAGTTCGCCGTGTTGCGCTTCGGCTGGGTCACCGAGGACGTCAACGAGGGCGGGATCCTCGGCTCGCTGTTCAGCGCGAGCACGTTGCTCACGGTACTGTACTTCGCCGTCCTGTGCGGAACGTTCTACGCGGGACAGTCGATCCTCTCGCTCGGGCTGCTTCCCTCGGCAGTCGTCGCCGCCGCGGTCCTCGTCGTCGCCCGCCTGCTACAGGCGGTCGTGGTCACTGATAACCTGAAGGCGGCCTTGAGAGAGTTCGTCGGTGCGCTGGTGCGGTTCTTCGACGGCGGCCACTTCGGCATCCCGATGGCAGTCCTGTTGTACACGCTCGTCGTCATGGAACTCTCGCCGATGGCCGCGGGGCTCTACACCGTGATCACCATCGTCGCGACGATGTTCGTCCGCGACCAGTTACTGCTCGTCGGGCGGCGACTGTTTCCCGACCAGTTCGGTCGGACCACCGACGAAACCGGCGATGAGACGGCGAATTTCGGTACAGCGAGCGCCGTGGCGCTGCTCCGGACGGGCTACACGACGTTCAAGGGGTTCAAGCGGGGCGCGCTGGACATGGCACCCCTCGTGGGCGTCCTGGCCGCGATGGGGCTCATCATCTCCATGCTCACCCAGACCGGGCTCACCTCCGTCATCAGCGTCCGAATGGTGGCGCTGGGCGGCGGCGTCCTCCTGGTCGTCCTCCTGTTGGCGATGATCACGAGCATCCTGTTCGGGCTGGGGATGCCGACCCCGGCGGCCTACATCCTGGTCGCGACGCTCCTGACTGCGCCGCTGCAGGACCTTGGCGTCAGCGAGATCACGGCCCACCTGTTCGTGTTCTACTTCGCGATGCTGTCGGCCATCACGCCACCCGTCGCGGTGGCCGTGGCCGTCGGCTCGCGGATCGCCGACAGCGCGTTCATGACGTCCGCCAAACAGGCGCTCCGTATCGGTGCCGCCGGATTCCTCATCCCGTTCGCGCTGGTCGCAAACGACAGTCTCGTGAACTGGTCGCTGACCGCCACGCCGGTCGCCACGTTCGCCGTGTTCGTCGGGGTCGTCGCGCTGACGGCCGTCACGATCGGCTACGACGGCCGAAACGTGCTCAGTCTTCCCCAGCGGTTCGTCTACCTCGTGCTGGCGTTCACCGCGATGTACGCCCCGGCGATGAGTTACGCCGTCGGTGACAGCATGGCGGTGATGGTGCAGGTGGCCGCAGCGGTCCTCGCCCTCACCGGTCTCGGGCTCGCCCACTTCGAGCGGTTGCCGTCCGCGTTCGCGGCCTCCGCCGGAGACGGGAACTGA
- a CDS encoding substrate-binding domain-containing protein — protein MSDDGSRRRTFLKGTAGAIGLTALAGCFENSGTSGNGNGNGTGGSVPGEDGEMIMTTSTETTAAYSMSQVIANAVTQNSDLDVQARPSEGTNANIGRLGSDDADISYIQNWTASKIANEEDPFTDLSYQPQQAFHLYDLAWFLCSANDGWTNVSDIGSGDSISPTPSGSGTAEMLEYALSFVTEDYDRISLDYGEQGSAMSEGRLDAGAGTFINGSVEPGWLQQMKGTVDLRLLQWSDDVVSELEDDPAIIMNSVDTTGLENYAYAPDTLHTPGLSYNFVVRDDFSDETLTAFLETLWEQREGLSESNALLGPMAEGEHWTTNGYTTIPFHPAAAEFYQDKGVWNDDYEIGE, from the coding sequence ATGAGCGACGACGGAAGTCGCCGGCGAACGTTCCTGAAGGGGACTGCCGGCGCAATTGGTCTCACAGCACTGGCCGGCTGTTTCGAAAACTCCGGAACGTCCGGTAACGGTAACGGCAACGGAACCGGCGGTTCGGTTCCCGGAGAGGACGGCGAGATGATCATGACCACGTCGACGGAAACGACCGCGGCGTACTCCATGAGTCAGGTCATCGCCAACGCGGTTACGCAGAACTCCGATCTCGACGTGCAGGCCCGTCCGAGCGAGGGCACCAACGCCAACATCGGCCGTCTCGGAAGCGACGACGCCGACATTTCCTACATTCAGAACTGGACGGCGAGCAAGATCGCGAACGAGGAAGATCCCTTTACCGACCTGAGCTACCAGCCCCAACAGGCCTTCCATCTGTACGACCTCGCGTGGTTCCTCTGTAGCGCAAACGACGGCTGGACGAACGTCTCCGACATCGGATCGGGCGACAGCATCTCGCCGACGCCGAGCGGGTCCGGGACCGCCGAGATGCTCGAGTACGCGCTGAGCTTCGTCACGGAGGACTACGACCGAATCAGCCTCGACTATGGCGAGCAAGGCAGTGCGATGAGCGAGGGTCGTCTCGACGCCGGCGCCGGGACGTTCATCAACGGCAGCGTCGAGCCCGGATGGCTCCAGCAGATGAAGGGAACGGTCGACCTGCGGCTGCTTCAGTGGTCCGACGACGTCGTCTCGGAACTCGAGGACGACCCCGCGATCATCATGAACTCGGTCGACACGACCGGGCTGGAGAACTACGCCTACGCGCCGGACACGCTGCACACGCCGGGGCTGTCGTACAACTTCGTCGTCCGCGACGACTTCAGCGACGAGACCCTCACGGCGTTCCTGGAGACGCTCTGGGAGCAACGCGAGGGACTGAGCGAGTCGAACGCCCTGCTCGGCCCGATGGCCGAGGGCGAACACTGGACGACGAACGGCTACACGACCATCCCGTTCCACCCCGCCGCCGCGGAGTTCTACCAGGACAAGGGCGTCTGGAACGACGACTACGAAATCGGAGAGTAA
- a CDS encoding acyl-CoA dehydrogenase family protein has translation MLDFVQLEEDLDQEERMIRDTAREFVEEHVKPDIGDHFEAGTFPKELIPKMGEMGFYAPNLEGYGSPNVSETAYGLLMQELEAGDSGLRSMASVQGALVMYPIHAYGSEEQKEEWLPAMGEGEAIGCFGLTEPEHGSNPSAMETRAEADGDGYVLNGSKTWITNSPIADVAIVWARDKSAEDDPVRGFLVETDRDGITTNKIDDKLSLRASITGEIGLNNVHVPEENVLPGVEGMKGPLSCLTQARYGIAWGAVGAARDCFEEARQYAKDRDQFGGPIGRFQLQQRKLAEMGTQITLAQLLAYRLAELKERGDMRPQHVSMSKRNNVRMARNQSRIAREMLGGNGITTDYSPMRHMANLETVYTYEGTHDIHTLVLGEEFTGIQAYQ, from the coding sequence ATGCTGGATTTCGTTCAGCTCGAGGAGGACCTCGACCAGGAAGAGCGGATGATCCGGGACACGGCCCGGGAGTTCGTCGAAGAGCACGTCAAACCCGACATCGGTGACCACTTCGAGGCGGGGACCTTCCCGAAGGAGCTCATCCCGAAGATGGGAGAAATGGGCTTTTACGCTCCGAATCTCGAGGGGTACGGATCGCCCAACGTGTCGGAAACGGCCTACGGACTCCTGATGCAGGAACTCGAGGCCGGCGACTCGGGGCTGCGCTCGATGGCGTCGGTTCAGGGCGCCCTCGTTATGTATCCCATACACGCGTACGGGAGCGAGGAGCAGAAAGAGGAGTGGCTGCCGGCGATGGGCGAGGGCGAGGCGATCGGCTGCTTCGGGCTGACGGAACCCGAACACGGTTCGAACCCGTCCGCGATGGAGACCCGGGCCGAGGCGGACGGCGACGGTTACGTGCTGAACGGTTCGAAGACGTGGATCACGAACTCGCCGATCGCGGACGTCGCGATCGTCTGGGCGCGCGACAAGTCGGCCGAGGACGACCCGGTTCGCGGCTTCCTCGTCGAAACCGACCGCGACGGCATCACGACCAACAAGATCGACGACAAGCTCTCCCTGCGCGCCTCGATCACGGGCGAGATCGGCCTGAATAACGTCCACGTCCCCGAGGAGAACGTTCTCCCCGGCGTCGAGGGAATGAAAGGGCCGCTGTCCTGTCTCACGCAGGCCCGCTACGGCATCGCCTGGGGTGCGGTCGGTGCCGCTCGAGACTGCTTCGAGGAGGCGCGCCAGTACGCGAAAGACCGCGACCAGTTCGGCGGCCCGATCGGCCGGTTCCAGCTCCAACAGCGCAAGCTCGCGGAGATGGGCACGCAGATCACGCTGGCCCAGCTGCTCGCCTACCGGCTCGCCGAACTCAAGGAACGCGGCGACATGCGACCGCAGCACGTCTCGATGTCGAAGCGGAACAACGTCCGCATGGCTCGGAATCAGTCCCGCATCGCCCGCGAGATGCTCGGCGGGAACGGCATCACCACCGACTACTCGCCGATGCGCCACATGGCCAACCTCGAGACGGTCTACACGTACGAGGGCACGCACGACATCCACACCCTCGTCCTCGGCGAGGAGTTCACCGGCATCCAGGCCTACCAGTAG
- a CDS encoding IclR family transcriptional regulator yields the protein MDTNRDETAADDVGVSTTRKTFALLEALKDEEGVTIADLTERTDLPKSTVYRHLQTLTDLGYVIERDGNYYVGFRFVELGEQARSRRVGYTAAKRAVFELGQETDERAVFIVEEDDEAVYVHRYGSLTNTMIGHRRPLHSMAAGKVVLAERDDDGVSRYIEEVGLEAITPNTITDPDALFAELEQVRDRGYAVNNQEHMEGLRGVSVPVYTPDEDFLGSLSVFGPTSRFTDDYVHDELPTRLRDKAGEIRVTLAYG from the coding sequence ATGGATACGAATCGAGACGAGACCGCAGCCGACGACGTGGGCGTCTCGACGACGCGAAAGACTTTCGCACTCCTCGAGGCGCTCAAAGACGAGGAAGGTGTCACGATAGCGGACCTCACCGAGCGGACGGACCTCCCGAAGAGTACCGTCTATCGGCACCTGCAGACGCTCACCGATCTCGGGTACGTGATCGAACGCGACGGGAACTACTACGTCGGGTTTCGCTTCGTCGAGCTCGGTGAGCAGGCTCGGTCCCGGAGAGTGGGATACACGGCTGCCAAGCGCGCGGTGTTCGAACTCGGTCAGGAGACGGACGAACGTGCGGTGTTCATCGTCGAAGAGGACGACGAGGCCGTCTACGTCCACCGCTACGGGAGTCTCACGAACACGATGATCGGTCACCGACGACCCCTCCACTCGATGGCGGCGGGCAAGGTCGTTCTCGCAGAGCGGGACGACGACGGCGTCTCCCGTTATATCGAGGAGGTAGGCCTCGAGGCGATCACGCCGAACACGATCACCGACCCCGACGCGCTGTTCGCGGAACTCGAACAGGTCCGCGACCGGGGGTACGCGGTGAACAACCAGGAGCACATGGAAGGACTTCGCGGCGTCTCCGTGCCCGTTTATACCCCCGACGAGGACTTCCTCGGGTCGCTGAGCGTCTTCGGGCCGACCAGCCGATTCACCGACGATTACGTTCACGACGAGCTCCCGACCCGACTTCGAGACAAGGCGGGCGAAATCAGGGTCACGCTCGCGTACGGCTGA